A window from Drosophila miranda strain MSH22 chromosome Y unlocalized genomic scaffold, D.miranda_PacBio2.1 Contig_Y2_pilon, whole genome shotgun sequence encodes these proteins:
- the LOC108159678 gene encoding uncharacterized protein LOC108159678, protein MALNAKCLRVSCVIIAIGWIIGTIFTASYLVQADTEYPIVTLTMAMSDFVTTAGSILGLIGAIKDIPLALLLWLLTILISRCLELILFMIFHLEKKCLSASVYMATDSALSLILFISAMLCVTAMSIFVIYEYYGYLRNKIRYNDE, encoded by the exons ATGGCTCTGAATGCGAAATGCCTGCGAGTGAGTTGCGTAATCATTGCCATCGGCTGGATCATTGGGACCATATTTACCGCCTCGTACCTAGTTCAGGCGG ATACGGAGTACCCCATAGTTACTCTTACAATGGCCATGTCTGATTTTGTGACGACGGCTGGCTCGATTCTGGGACTAATTGGAGCCATCAAGGACATTCCATTGGCGTTGCTGCTTTGGCTATTGACGATCCTGATCTCCCGGTGCCTGGAACTTATATTGTTCATGATCTTCCATTTGGAAAAGAAATGTCTGTCCGCGTCGGTCTACATGGCGACCGATAGTGCGCTTTCATTAATACTCTTCATTTCGGCAATGCTAT GTGTGACGGCCATGTCGATATTTGTCATCTATGAATACTACGGCTATCTACGAAACAAGATTCGGTATAATGACGAATGA